One part of the Lemur catta isolate mLemCat1 chromosome 13, mLemCat1.pri, whole genome shotgun sequence genome encodes these proteins:
- the LOC123649096 gene encoding uncharacterized protein LOC123649096, translated as MVPVYVAPPKFLCWNLNPEVMVLRVRRVVRQRRSPELPLTPAAPPASVFPGLAYGLLHLPNRNGTEPALPTHSLQAGDAGSQRLSAGTRRTLDLGRNLLSKPSSPTASVWVLRRRRHAAGQSRALRGLRPPPGSPTFVRPPRATTRARPGQSRARVKFQGNLPGRLGWKRRSESTPHARPSRGKAAGGAGNTAGQGAHAETQQPRRIAWAAAPSRALLSHPPPGLGVHSRRRPRGCTSELRKTEGLLQGAIWGQCLDATDKTFTWGVTKGPDLAGDPEVQESR; from the exons ATGGTTCCAGTGTACGTGGCTcctccaaaattcttatgttggaACTTAAACCCCGAGGTGATGGTGTTAAGAG TCAGACGGGTGGTCCGCCAGCGCAGGTCACCTGAGCTCCCCCTGACACCAGCGGCACCGCCGGCTTCTGTCTTCCCGGGGCTAGCATACGGACTTCTCCACCTCCCGAACAGAAATGGGACCGAGCCAGCTCTGCCAACTCACTCCCTCCAGGCAGGAGACGCCGGGTCCCAACGCCTTTCTGCTGGAACGAGACGCACCTTGGACCTGGGAAGAAACTTGCTTTCTAAGCCAAGTTCTCCAACCGCATCTGTCTGGGTCCTCCGGAGGCGGCGTCACGCGGCGGGACAGAGCCGAGCGCTACGGGGGCTCCGGCCGCCCCCGGGCTCCCCGACCTTTGTTCGCCCGCCCCGCGCAACCACACGGGCCAGGCCCGGCCAGTCGCGAGCGCGGGTAAAGTTTCAGGGTAATCTCCCGGGACGACTCGGCTGGAAACGGCGTTCCGAAAGCACCCCGCACGCACGCCCCTCCCGCGGCAAGGCTGCCGGAGGCGCCGGCAACACCGCGGGGCAGGGAGCCCACGCGGAGACCCAACAG CCCCGCCGCATTGCCTGGGCAGCCGCCCCCAGCCGCGCACTCCTGTCCCACCCACCCCCCGGGCTGGGAGTTCACTCCAGGCGAAGGCCCCGAGGCTGCACCTCCGAGCTAAGGAAAACGGAAG GACTACTGCAAGGAGCAATCTGGGGTCAGTGTCTGGACGCCACAGACAAGACTTTCACCTGGGGAGTAACTAAAGGTCCAGACTTGGCCGGGGACCCAG AAGTGCAGGAGAGCAGATGA